Proteins from one Cicer arietinum cultivar CDC Frontier isolate Library 1 chromosome 3, Cicar.CDCFrontier_v2.0, whole genome shotgun sequence genomic window:
- the LOC101503473 gene encoding uncharacterized protein At5g01610-like encodes NKELNSVGDDINSLSSSIEGGTKWLVNKLKGKMQKPLTELLKEYDLPIGLFPRDATNYEFNEETGKLVVYIPQLCEVGYRDSSVLRFSTSVSGYLEKGKLAEIEGMKTKVLVWVKVTTISSEGSKLHFTAGMKKTRKRDAYEVSRDGVIIDKF; translated from the exons AACAAGGAGCTTAACTCTGTCGGTGATGATATCAAC TCACTGTCAAGCAGCATTGAAGGTGGAACCAAATGGTTGGTCAACAAATTAAAAG GAAAGATGCAAAAGCCGTTAACGGAGTTGCTGAAGGAGTATGATCTTCCGATAGGACTCTTTCCTCGTGATGCAACTAACTATGAATTCAATGAAGAAACAGGAAAGCTTGTTGTTTATATTCCTCAACTGTGTGAAGTAGGCTACAGAGATTCATCAGTGTTGCGTTTCTCGACCAGTGTGTCTGGTTACTTGGAGAAAGGAAAGCTAGCAGAGATAGAAGGTATGAAGACAAAAGTTTTGGTGTGGGTGAAAGTTACTACCATTTCATCCGAGGGATCAAAGCTTCATTTCACTGCTGGCATGAAGAAAACAAGGAAAAGGGATGCATATGAGGTTTCTAGAGATGGTGTAATTATTGATAAATTCTAA